The DNA region AAGAGCCACGAACTCCGATGAATCGCGGAAATCTGCCTGCGGCAAGAGGGCAAACGCTTCGCGTTGACGAGCAACTGGCCAAGTCTCAACAGTTTCAAGCATCAGTCCCACCACCATTGAGTAAACGTAGGCTCTCCTCAGCAAGCTGACGAGAGACTTCGCTCCCAAGCCTGCGCAGGCTCTCTCCTGGGTCTCCGGGGGTGTGTTTAACTTCGATAACCATCAGTTGCATCAGGGCCTTTGTCAGAGCCTTCCGACTTCCTCGCAGGTCTTCCAATGCGAGCTGCGATTCAGATGCAGCCTCAGAAATTTCACTTCCCCAATCGCCAGCGAGTTTGATCGAGAGGCCCGTAGTCTGCTCGACAAGCGACGAGAGTCGTTTGTCGAGGAACTTCTCACGAGCTTCGTCAGGACTCAGCGCGGTGGTCTTGATTCGTGACTGAAGCGCGAGAAGGCTCTTGTGAACGGGATTCACTGCCGCACCGGGGCGGTTGAGCTTTTTCAGTCCGCTGAGAGCAGCTTCACGGAGTTCGGGATTATCCGATTGAGCCGCTTCCTTGATGTCCTTGATTTTGTTGAGCGTGTCAATCGATAATCCAACCGATTCCTTCGCTGCAGTAGCTTTTGATACTGATGGTTCAGCAACCTTATTGGAATTTCCAATAAGGTTTGCTGCATTCCCGTTGCCCAGCCCAAGCTCACGAGCACCCTCAGTCTTCCGAGCTGTCGCTTTTCTTTCGTGTTCGGGTTCGTAGAATGACTGCCACGCATCGTGCAGTTCAAGCATCGTGAATTCGAGCCTCAACCGGTTAGCTTCGACCTCAATTACACGACGGTCTTGCTCGTTAACCCCGTTAACGACGAGAGCGGAAATGTGCTCCCAACCTGAACGCTTTGCTGCTTCAAGGCGGTGTGCTC from Leucobacter sp. UCMA 4100 includes:
- a CDS encoding ParB N-terminal domain-containing protein, which encodes MSIISKDIKQDWQTLPIESVIVEQRLRDLNEEHVQAIMRSFKDLGGQLQLQPIVVDQDFRLADGAHRLEAAKRSGWEHISALVVNGVNEQDRRVIEVEANRLRLEFTMLELHDAWQSFYEPEHERKATARKTEGARELGLGNGNAANLIGNSNKVAEPSVSKATAAKESVGLSIDTLNKIKDIKEAAQSDNPELREAALSGLKKLNRPGAAVNPVHKSLLALQSRIKTTALSPDEAREKFLDKRLSSLVEQTTGLSIKLAGDWGSEISEAASESQLALEDLRGSRKALTKALMQLMVIEVKHTPGDPGESLRRLGSEVSRQLAEESLRLLNGGGTDA